Within the Butyrivibrio sp. AE3004 genome, the region TTATCTGTAATGATTTGTAATGCTATGTGACTTCCAATCTGTTTTTTAACATGATATTGTTATACTTGCAAAAGCAATCGGGATTTACTTTCCGGTTGCTTTTTCTGTTTATACAAATGAGGACCATGAAGCGATCCTGAAAGTCCTGTCTGAAAAGAAGGATAAAAGTGGCTACGACTACGGAATTGAGCTTATGTTCTGTCTCTGTGTGCGTATCGGTGAACTAAAAGCCCTTCGTTGGAGCGATATTGATTTCAGAAATAAAACAATATCCGTTTCCCGTGAGGTTGTGCTCAGAAAGGATGAGAACGGCATTAACCATCATGTTGAGCTCGCACACACAAAAGGCGGTGAAAAAGGTTCCCGTATCCTTCCGCTATCTGACAGAGCCATTGACGTCTTTAAAAGTCTTGGAATGCCGGATGACTTATCTGATCACATTGTTGTTACAAGTCATGGCAATCCACTCAATACAGGGCATTTTAACGACCATCTGAAGGCTATCACGACGGAAGCAGGTGTCCCCTATCTCTCATCTCACAAGATAAGATTCTGGAGCGTAACGGAACTAGCCAGAGCAACCGGAGGTGATCTTCAAACTGTCATGTGCGCAGCTGGTCATGCAGACAAAAACACTACTCTACACTACATCAGAGCCGTTCAGCAGGATGCAAGACTTGACGAAATAAGGTCATGTTTTGGTTGATAAATAGGTTGCGACCACTTTACGACCACTATTTTTAGACAAAAAAATACCCTTAAACCCAGATAAATACTGGATTTAAGGGCGAGCTGGCAACGGGAATCGGACCCGTGACCTCCGCACTACCAATGCGACGCACTACCGACTGTGCTATGCCAGCAATCCGTGACCTAAGTCAGTCACAAATGTTATTGTATCAATTGAAATATGCATTGTCAATAAATTTTATTGATAATGTGTATTTTTAAATGCATGGTAACGTATCTTTAATTATGATATTTTCATTAACTTTACCCGCAATCTATGGCTTTATATCCTTTCAAAATATATGATATTAATATAAGACTCTACTATTTTTGAAATCATATTTTTCGATCACTGCAACTGACAACGTGTTTCATAATTGCAATACAACATAGTCACTATGTTAAATCGATTAAAAATATATCTTATTACAATTATTATAATAAGTCTCTTTCTGTCGGGTTGTAGCTCTAAGACGCCTAGTCCTAAAGCAAATGAGCCAAAAGAGACAGAATCTTCAATTGTCGACAATCATTCAAATGATGGCCGGACAGTTGTCGGCATTTCCATGCCTGATGAACTCCTTGAACGCTGGAACCGTGATGGATCATACCTCAAAGATCAATTCGAGAAAAACGGTTGTGACGTAATTGTCAAATTCGCAAATAACCTCATCGATACACAGATAGGCGATCTCCGTAAAATGATAGCGGAAGGTGCAGACATACTTGTAATAACAGCAGTTGATGGTGCCGCACTATCAAGCGTCCTCGAGGAAGCACGAGCAGCAAATGTAAAAATCATCGCTTATGACAGACTTATCATGAACACGGATGCTGTGGATTACTATGTGTCTTTTGACAATTACATGGTTGGTGTATTACAGGCAGAATACATAATTGATTCACTGGATCTGGACAGTTCTCAGGATTCAGAGAATATAGAATTTGTAACCGGCGATCCTGTGGATAACAATGCCAGATTTTTCTATAAGGGTGCCTACGACACATTAAAGCCCTACATTGATAATGGCAAATTAATTGTACCTTCCACACAAACCGGTTTTTATGAAACGTCAACTGCACAGTGGTCAACGGATATTGCTCAGCAACGGCTTCAGATAATTCTCAATTCATACTACCCCAAAGGAACAAGGCTTGATGCTGTTCTTTGCGCAAATGACTCAACTGCTCTCGGAGCTGCTAAGGCACTGGAGTCTAATTACCTCGGAACCAACACTGTAATTCTTACCGGACAGGACGGAGATATTGCCAACATTTACAACATAATAAACGGCATTCAGAGCATGACCGTCTACAAAGCCCTTCAAGAAGAGTCAATAGTTACGGTTTCTCTTGGAATGTCAATTTTGTCAGGAAGAAATCCCACCAGTGACCTCATCGATGAATCAAAGTGGGATTTTGAATGCTCCTATAATATAAAAGATTATAACAATGGCACTAAAGTAGTTCCCTCCTATCTGCTAAACCCCATAACCATTACTGCGGAAAATATTGAAAAAGAACTTTTTGACACCGGTTACTACTCACGCAATTCAGCCGGTCTGATATATGCTGCAGACTAGTGGTGCTGTCATCAAATACCTCTACTTTTACGCAGGGTAAATTGCCATCTGCTCATTTATTCTTAACATCTCCATACATTGTATAGCCATTCCTGCCGTTTTCCTTAGTCACATACAGCGCATTGTCGGCACACTCCATAACATTGTTGGGATTGTCTGTATCATTCGGATACATTGCGCACCCCATACTCACGGTCAGCTTTATTTCTCCTTCAGACGTTTTAAAAGGTTCTTTAGTAATGTCCATAATCTCCTCACAGATTCCTACACCTGTTGTAGGAGAAGTGAACAATCCGCAAAACTCATCTCCTCCAAGCCTTGCAAACAGAACAGTCTTATCCGTCAGCACCTTTAATCTGTCAGCAACTCCCACAATTATCTCATCGCCAACCTTATGCCCATACGTGTCGTTTATATCCTTGAAATGATCAACATCCAACATAATAAGGCCAAAAGGTACGGACAAAGCAATAGCCTGGTTCATATCCTCTATAATCTTTTTTCTGTTTGGCATCTGAGTCAAAAAGTCTGTTCTGATCATTCTCTTTCTGCGTGTATTAGCCGCATAAAGCAGAGCAATAATAACGATCATCAGTAAGATAATCACAATGATCATATTACTAAGGAGTTTATTTTCACGATAAAACTTCGCAAGATTTTCATGCTCATTTATTACAACCGAATCCGTTGGAAGCTGAGAATACTTTATTCCAAACTTGTCCATTCTACTCTGTTCAAAATACGGAGTAGTAACATTTGAAGACATCAAAGGAATATTATCCGGGTTTTCGCCGCCAAAAATCCGCTTTGAAATTTCTCCTGCTATTCTTCCGGCTTCAAAATATGAATACGAAATTCCACCAAAAACTCCATGGCCAACATTTGTTGATGTCAGTCTTATTACAGGGATTTCAGGTGCATACTTTAAAATAAAATCCGATGCATGTTGCAGGGAATATGCCCTTTTTTCACCATCTACAGAAAAATCCAGAAACAAAATAATATCGTCACTGTCCAAAGAACCAAGAACATCCTTTATTCCCGAAGCAGTATAATAAGAAGTATTGATCACAGTACAATTGATCTCAGGATGTTTATCCTTGAACTTCATGAATTCCACATAATCACCCTGCCCGGCAACTGATGAATCCACAATAACATTTATATGCTCTCTGCTTGGAAAAAGCTGCCTCATCAGCTCATAGTTTCCTTCAAGATCAGGACTTTCGGATATACCTGTCGCATTTCGCATTGCAGATGCGGTTATGGCCTCAGTCATGTTGTTAACACCCATAAATACAAGAGGCACTCCGGGAAACAACGCATCTCTGTTATTGATCGCATATCTCAAAGCCGGATCATCCGCCACCACAACAAGATCATACGATCTTATAGAAAAAACCTTATACCGTATATATTTATCAAAATTTTCGATATCCAGGCCGCCATAATACTTGTCAGCATCCATAAACTCATAGCTTATGTCAACGTTGACACCATCAATCCCTTTTTCGAACCCCTCAAGCTGCTGAGGTACCGCATCATTGGAAAAACCGTAAGAAGAAATAAAAAGAATGCGAAATTGCCGCTCTAAGCCATCATCTGCGCTCACTTTAAGCGCAGACGAACATATAAGACAAAAGACAATGTATGAAATTAGTAAACACTGCCATAAATATTTCATATATAAATTGTAACGCTTTTAGTCACAATCAAATATAAAAGTTACATTAATTCTGTCAAAAGAAAACGATAAACCGAAGAGTTTTTCTTTTTCCAGTTTTCACAGACAGCCATAGCAGCCTCTTCCGTCCAGACAGGAATGGAGATATCTATAAGTGAGCTACCGCCCTCCGTTGCAGACAGATAAACCGTATACTCATTCTCTCCCGTTTTTTTGTAATAAGCTCCGATAGCTGTTTCATCCCTCATCTTCATGCCGTTTTCTTTGAAAAACTCATCTATCTCGTCTTTAATTGAGGGATTTACTCTGTTCCCGAAAAACTCCAATGTTTCAGCACCTGCATCTGTCATTTTCAGATAGGTTCTGTTTCCCTCACTTTTTTCAGTGATGAGATCCGAGTCTGCAAGTTCGCTGAAAACCTCCTGAAGCGTCAGGAAATTTGTGTATTCTTTTTCCAAAATAAAATCATAAATCTGTGCTTTGCTAAGACGCCCCTCTGACCTTCTAAGCATATAAAGCACTATCATCTTGTATAAAGTCAGGTATTGTGAACTCATAGAATTCCTCGCTAAGTGCTCTGCTCAAATTAAAAATTTACACCGACAATTCCCCTCGCAAATGAGATATATTCCTCACGCTGAGGAGTGTCCATATATTTGAATACATCATATGAAAATTTGTGTCCGCCCCCGGCTGTGCATAGTCCCATAGCCAGCCCGTCATTAGCAATCTCCTCCGCAGCATCCGTCTGCCTTGAAAACATAATGGCTTCAAGATTGGGATTCGCCGCAACTTTACTGTAAGCATATGCTATAGCTGCCGCCTGAAGCGTATCGCCTTTAGTGGAGGTATATCCCACCTCGCTAAGTATTATAGACCTTACATTTCCGTTGTAAAGCATGGATTCGCTGCTCATATAATTTGTCAGCACATCTATGTTTTTCATAGTAATGAAGGACGAATCAGCCGAATCGGATACCAGCTTGTGACCATTCCAGAAATCGACATCCGTAAGCGGTACCGTATAAGGATGAAAAGCGAGTCCCCAGTTAATATCACCATAGTTTTTAAGGGACGAAGCAAATGTATCCAGCATATCCCTCCCGTCATAATCAGGATTGCCTTTCATATTTCTGTCCCACTGCTGATCAAGAGATATATAAACCTTTGCTCCGGCATTTGTGCTTTTTATCGCATTGTAAAAAACTCTGTAAGCTCTGGCATAGGCAGCAGTATAAGATTCAAGATCCGTCTGAGCCATGTAATTCCATTCTTTTCTGGCATTGACTTCGTTACCTATTATCCACATGGAAACGCTGCCATGTCCTGCCCCTGAGTATCTCCCTGCAAGGAATGACGCTATTGCTCCCAGCGCATTTACACCGCTCTCATCAGATGCATTGAACATATAATAAGGGGCTGTTGAACCTCCTCTTGCGCTTGGATGAGTCACCTCCGGGAAATTGGAAGGAGAAACATCATTAAGAACTATCGCAGCAACATCTATACCTTTGCTATTCAGAGTGGTAAAAAGATAATCATATTCGTCTAAGATTCTCTGATTAAAATGATATGTTACACCATTATATGTATAGGATACAGAGCCTTCAGCCCCGGGTGAAAGAATCCTGTTTAACGGAATATTATAAGTAGCATAATTTACCCCAAGGTCGCTTACATCACCAAGCCTTGAAGGATCTATCAAAAGTCCCTTCTTGGAGCTTTGCTGCATTCCGCCGTAATTATGGGCAGCTGTAGCCTCAGGATTTGTAATATAGCTTGCGTGTGAAACAGTCTTATATTCGTTATCCTTTTTTACTGCTACAACAAATTTTTTAAAAAGTCGTGAGCCTGACTCACCCTTATTCAGTGCGGCAGTCAACTTGATTTCCCTATCCTTGTAGGTTTTAGATATGGGCTCAGCTTCAAAATCAAAGCTTTCCTCATAGGTTGCAGCATCAAAAAGATAGTAGTACTTATCATCTGATGTCGGAATCGCCTCGGCATCTCCCATGACCTCAACAGATCCGCTATCTCCAATAAGGCACCCTCCAACCTTTACGTAATCGGAAAGCTCTTCATCCGGGACCTCCACGGTAGCAGGTCTCTCATCCAGCGCTCTCTTTACCCGGTCACCCGAACCTGTGATAGCTTTAAGTACATCTTCGTTTAAGTAACTCTTCTCCTTTGGTGCCTCTGTAACTTCAGGTCCGATTTCTTCGACGATTTTGGCCGTCTCTTTCTTTTGTGTAAAAACACCCGAAACACAGGCAATCGATACTACCAGAGAAAGCACTGCTATTATACTGAAAACAATACTTATAACTCTCATTCGTTTCGGGGAAATATTTTTTATTCCATCAAAAAACTGCTTTACTATTCTTGATAAGAGATTCCTCAAATTCACTCCTTCTGCTTTTTAGCTTGTTCCTTAAGGAATTTCATGTGCTCCTTTATCTTTACTTCATATCCATTCCCTGAAGGACTGTAAAACTCTTTTCCGTTCAATTCATATGGAAGATACTGCTGCTCAACATAATTATTGGGATAATCATGGGCATATTTATAGCCGATTCCATGCCCAAGCTTTGCGGCAGATTTATAGTGTGCATCCTGTAAATGTGTCGGTATGGGAAGATTTCCCGTATTCTTTACTGTTTCCATAGCGCTGAAAATTGCCTCCACTGCTGCATTGCTCTTAGGAGCTGTTGCTATGTAGCTAGCCGCCTGTGACAGATTGATCTGACACTCCGGCATTCCTATTCTCTCGGTTGCAAGAAAAGCGGCTACTGCCACCTGCAGTGCCTGAGGATCCGCATTCCCAACATCCTCCGAAGCACATATTACCATCCTTCTGGCAATAAATTTGGGGTCCTCTCCCGCATTAAGCATTCTTGCAAGATAATAGACAGCCGCATCAGGGTCAGAGCCTCTCATGCTTTTTATGAATGCGGAAATAGTGTCATAGTGGTTGTCACCATCCTTGTCATATCTGGCAACACGCTTTTGTATGCACTCCTCTGCCACTTCTTTTGTGATGTGTATTTTACCGTCATCACTCCTCTCAGTGGTCATAACACCAAGCTCAATGGCATTCAGCGCATGTCTGGCATCGCCTCCCGCAATATCAGCCAGAAACTCCTCTGCTTCCGGCTCAAGAACCGCATCATAGGATCCCATACCGTTTACTGTATCGGTAATCGCCCTTCTCATCAGAGTTTTTACATCATCAACCGAAAGTGGCTGCAGCTCAAAAATAACAGACCTTGAAATCAGAGCTCCGTTAACCTCAAAATAGGGATTCTCTGTGGTCGCACCTATGAGTATCACGGTTCCGTCTTCAACAAACGGAAGCAGATAGTCCTGCTGCCCCTTATTAAAGCGATGTATCTCGTCTATAAAAAGTATTGTTTTTCTGCCGTAACCGCCAAGATTCTGCTTAGCCTTGGCTACAACCTCTTCCATATCCTTTTTACCTGCAACCGTCGCATTAAGCTGGGTAAAATCCGCCTTGGTAGTATTGGCAATGACCTTAGCAAGGGTTGTCTTTCCGGTTCCGGGTGGTCCATACAATATTATTGAACTGATCTTATCAGCCTTTATGGCACGATAAAGAAGCTTGTCTTTTCCGATAATATGCTGCTGCCCCACTACCTCATCAAGGGTCTTCGGGCGCA harbors:
- a CDS encoding tyrosine-type recombinase/integrase, which gives rise to MYFPVAFSVYTNEDHEAILKVLSEKKDKSGYDYGIELMFCLCVRIGELKALRWSDIDFRNKTISVSREVVLRKDENGINHHVELAHTKGGEKGSRILPLSDRAIDVFKSLGMPDDLSDHIVVTSHGNPLNTGHFNDHLKAITTEAGVPYLSSHKIRFWSVTELARATGGDLQTVMCAAGHADKNTTLHYIRAVQQDARLDEIRSCFG
- a CDS encoding substrate-binding domain-containing protein, producing MLNRLKIYLITIIIISLFLSGCSSKTPSPKANEPKETESSIVDNHSNDGRTVVGISMPDELLERWNRDGSYLKDQFEKNGCDVIVKFANNLIDTQIGDLRKMIAEGADILVITAVDGAALSSVLEEARAANVKIIAYDRLIMNTDAVDYYVSFDNYMVGVLQAEYIIDSLDLDSSQDSENIEFVTGDPVDNNARFFYKGAYDTLKPYIDNGKLIVPSTQTGFYETSTAQWSTDIAQQRLQIILNSYYPKGTRLDAVLCANDSTALGAAKALESNYLGTNTVILTGQDGDIANIYNIINGIQSMTVYKALQEESIVTVSLGMSILSGRNPTSDLIDESKWDFECSYNIKDYNNGTKVVPSYLLNPITITAENIEKELFDTGYYSRNSAGLIYAAD
- a CDS encoding ABC transporter substrate binding protein, which produces MKYLWQCLLISYIVFCLICSSALKVSADDGLERQFRILFISSYGFSNDAVPQQLEGFEKGIDGVNVDISYEFMDADKYYGGLDIENFDKYIRYKVFSIRSYDLVVVADDPALRYAINNRDALFPGVPLVFMGVNNMTEAITASAMRNATGISESPDLEGNYELMRQLFPSREHINVIVDSSVAGQGDYVEFMKFKDKHPEINCTVINTSYYTASGIKDVLGSLDSDDIILFLDFSVDGEKRAYSLQHASDFILKYAPEIPVIRLTSTNVGHGVFGGISYSYFEAGRIAGEISKRIFGGENPDNIPLMSSNVTTPYFEQSRMDKFGIKYSQLPTDSVVINEHENLAKFYRENKLLSNMIIVIILLMIVIIALLYAANTRRKRMIRTDFLTQMPNRKKIIEDMNQAIALSVPFGLIMLDVDHFKDINDTYGHKVGDEIIVGVADRLKVLTDKTVLFARLGGDEFCGLFTSPTTGVGICEEIMDITKEPFKTSEGEIKLTVSMGCAMYPNDTDNPNNVMECADNALYVTKENGRNGYTMYGDVKNK
- a CDS encoding DUF4364 family protein; this encodes MSSQYLTLYKMIVLYMLRRSEGRLSKAQIYDFILEKEYTNFLTLQEVFSELADSDLITEKSEGNRTYLKMTDAGAETLEFFGNRVNPSIKDEIDEFFKENGMKMRDETAIGAYYKKTGENEYTVYLSATEGGSSLIDISIPVWTEEAAMAVCENWKKKNSSVYRFLLTELM
- a CDS encoding DUF5722 domain-containing protein, coding for MRNLLSRIVKQFFDGIKNISPKRMRVISIVFSIIAVLSLVVSIACVSGVFTQKKETAKIVEEIGPEVTEAPKEKSYLNEDVLKAITGSGDRVKRALDERPATVEVPDEELSDYVKVGGCLIGDSGSVEVMGDAEAIPTSDDKYYYLFDAATYEESFDFEAEPISKTYKDREIKLTAALNKGESGSRLFKKFVVAVKKDNEYKTVSHASYITNPEATAAHNYGGMQQSSKKGLLIDPSRLGDVSDLGVNYATYNIPLNRILSPGAEGSVSYTYNGVTYHFNQRILDEYDYLFTTLNSKGIDVAAIVLNDVSPSNFPEVTHPSARGGSTAPYYMFNASDESGVNALGAIASFLAGRYSGAGHGSVSMWIIGNEVNARKEWNYMAQTDLESYTAAYARAYRVFYNAIKSTNAGAKVYISLDQQWDRNMKGNPDYDGRDMLDTFASSLKNYGDINWGLAFHPYTVPLTDVDFWNGHKLVSDSADSSFITMKNIDVLTNYMSSESMLYNGNVRSIILSEVGYTSTKGDTLQAAAIAYAYSKVAANPNLEAIMFSRQTDAAEEIANDGLAMGLCTAGGGHKFSYDVFKYMDTPQREEYISFARGIVGVNF
- a CDS encoding replication-associated recombination protein A codes for the protein MDLFEYAREKSMSKESPLAARMRPKTLDEVVGQQHIIGKDKLLYRAIKADKISSIILYGPPGTGKTTLAKVIANTTKADFTQLNATVAGKKDMEEVVAKAKQNLGGYGRKTILFIDEIHRFNKGQQDYLLPFVEDGTVILIGATTENPYFEVNGALISRSVIFELQPLSVDDVKTLMRRAITDTVNGMGSYDAVLEPEAEEFLADIAGGDARHALNAIELGVMTTERSDDGKIHITKEVAEECIQKRVARYDKDGDNHYDTISAFIKSMRGSDPDAAVYYLARMLNAGEDPKFIARRMVICASEDVGNADPQALQVAVAAFLATERIGMPECQINLSQAASYIATAPKSNAAVEAIFSAMETVKNTGNLPIPTHLQDAHYKSAAKLGHGIGYKYAHDYPNNYVEQQYLPYELNGKEFYSPSGNGYEVKIKEHMKFLKEQAKKQKE